ACCTAAAAATAGATTTGATGGTGGAAGGATCCGTGGCCGTTGACCCTTTCGGGGGAAGGGTGGGGAAGGGAGGGGGCTTCGGGGATCTCGAATTCGCCATCCTGCTGGAAACCGGGGCCATAGGAAGGGAAACACCCATCGCCACCACGGTTCATGAGTTCCAGATAGTCGAAAACGTACCCATGGAATCCCACGATGTGCCCGTGGATTGGATCTTCACTCCAAAGCGTCTCCTCGAGGTAAAGGTGAAACGCCCAAAACCCAAGGGAATCCTCTGGGAACTCCTCGAGCCCTCCAAGATGGAGGAAATCCCCATCCTTTCCATCCTGAAGGAGAGGAGGGAGATGGGTTGATTTCCTACCAGGAGATGTGCAGGAAGGAAGGCCTGAGGCTGAGAAGGGGGATGTATTACCGTCCCGGGAAATACAGCCTGGTGCTGGTTTCTCCCATGGCATCCTACGAGGATACCTGGCGGGAAGGGGGGAGGATCCTCCTTTACCAAGGGCATGACGCCCCCAAGAAGGGTAGGGACCTAGATCAACCCTACAGAACGAAAACAGGAAAACTCACCCAAAATGGTCTCTTCTTCGAAGCGGTGAAGGCCTTCAAGCTCGGGAAGAGGAAGGCGGAGGTGGTGAAGGTATACGAGAAGGTAGCAACCGGGATTTGGAGGGAAAGGGGCCTCTTCAGGCTAGTGGATGGATGGAGGGAAAGGAAAAGAGGTCGTGTGATCTTTAGGTTCAAGCTGGAGAAAATTGCAAACGATAGCTATACTCAAAAGGAGAAGGGGGAAAGGTCTTGATGGGATACCCCACCCCAGCCGAACCATATTTTTGGGGACCTAGATCTTCGTCTGGAATCCTTGGAAGCCCTATGCACCGTCGAATCCGCGTATGCCCCAAGACAACGTTTTATTTTGTCTTCAGCCAAAAACCGAATTAGAGCCAGATTAGACTAGGATTTGGAGAAGGTACAGTTTCGGTGAAAGGCGAAAGGTTGTGAACTTCTTTATAAATCCCCCCCGCAGAAACCGAAGTTCACAAACCGAGACCCAAAACCTTTAAGGATGGGCGAGAAAAATTCGAGAGAAAGAGGGGGGTTTCAGTAGGATGCCCCTGAAAATGGGGATTGAAAGTTTGTTTAAATAAACGCTTTTTGAGTTGCCACGGGCGTTTCAGTAGGATGCCCCTGAAAATGGGGATTGAAAGTACCTCCCAGCTTTGCGCATCCAGAACGCATAATAGGTTTCAGTAGGATGCCCCTGAAAATGGGGATTGAAAGTTATTCATCTGCACCGTGTATTACCTGAGTATGGGGTTTCAGTAGGATGCCCCTGAAAATGGGGATTGAAAGTCTGCGGCACC
The nucleotide sequence above comes from Candidatus Hadarchaeales archaeon. Encoded proteins:
- a CDS encoding 5-formyltetrahydrofolate cyclo-ligase; translated protein: MEEKEKIRRRIWKLLEEKGVATFPKPIVGRIPNFLGSERAAELLRSSEIYSRAEVVFVSPDSPQLPVRRMVLEDGKKLIMASPRLKRGFLEIEGDPSKATLSRAMEWGKEVMPWDLKIDLMVEGSVAVDPFGGRVGKGGGFGDLEFAILLETGAIGRETPIATTVHEFQIVENVPMESHDVPVDWIFTPKRLLEVKVKRPKPKGILWELLEPSKMEEIPILSILKERREMG